One Nostoc sp. UHCC 0302 DNA window includes the following coding sequences:
- the gntT gene encoding guanitoxin biosynthesis MATE family efflux transporter GntT has protein sequence MFLISQRLAFLRHFFKLASVNILSNLMVPIAGLMDMAFLGHLTEIRHLAGVAVATILFNYIYWTFGFLRMGTTGMVAQAMGREDHRSVLLIGLQHGVLALLLGLAILVLQQPIQILGFALLSATPEIKSSGVAFYNALVWGAPATLINFVLIGWFLGREQSNRVLILSIVNSGVNVLLDYLFIVLWGWESKGAGIATAISQYLMLLVGILLFWREIAFKQVQALSRELFDFSTLKVAFMLNGEIIIRTFALISTFAIFTNLSSMLGTVVLTTNTVLMQVVALAAYFIDGLAFATESLAGIFRGRENTDALIPLLQVSTVSSLGVGLMFATAFILSPEPLFQLLTNHTEIIEHLRLYVPWLLPVLGFGSVAYALDGYFLGLTQGHTLRESMLKSTLIGFMPLAIAAWYFHNSHLLWLSMSLFMAARTMTLALQLPKTLRK, from the coding sequence TTGTTCTTAATTTCTCAACGACTAGCCTTCTTACGCCATTTCTTCAAATTAGCATCCGTTAACATCCTTTCAAACCTGATGGTTCCCATCGCAGGATTAATGGATATGGCGTTTTTGGGACACTTAACAGAAATACGCCATTTAGCAGGTGTGGCAGTAGCAACAATTTTATTTAACTATATTTACTGGACATTTGGTTTTCTTCGCATGGGTACAACTGGAATGGTTGCCCAAGCAATGGGGCGTGAAGATCACAGATCAGTACTACTAATTGGGTTACAGCATGGAGTTTTAGCACTATTACTAGGGCTAGCAATTCTGGTGTTACAACAACCCATACAAATATTAGGTTTTGCCCTCTTGAGTGCAACACCAGAAATTAAATCCTCTGGAGTTGCTTTCTACAATGCTTTAGTTTGGGGTGCGCCAGCAACTCTCATCAACTTCGTATTAATTGGTTGGTTTTTAGGGCGAGAACAGAGTAACAGAGTATTGATACTATCAATAGTAAATAGTGGTGTAAATGTACTGCTTGATTACCTGTTTATTGTTCTTTGGGGATGGGAAAGTAAAGGTGCTGGAATAGCAACAGCGATTAGTCAGTATCTAATGTTATTGGTAGGTATTTTATTATTTTGGCGAGAAATTGCGTTTAAGCAGGTGCAAGCGTTAAGTAGAGAATTATTTGACTTTTCTACTTTAAAAGTTGCTTTTATGCTCAATGGCGAGATTATAATTCGCACCTTTGCGTTAATCTCCACGTTTGCAATATTTACTAACCTAAGTTCCATGTTGGGGACTGTGGTTTTGACAACGAATACAGTACTAATGCAAGTTGTAGCCTTAGCTGCATACTTCATTGATGGGTTGGCATTCGCTACAGAGAGTTTGGCAGGAATTTTTCGAGGCAGAGAAAATACTGATGCTCTAATACCGCTGCTACAAGTTTCTACGGTAAGCAGCTTGGGTGTAGGACTTATGTTTGCTACCGCCTTTATTCTCAGTCCAGAACCGCTTTTTCAATTATTAACGAATCATACTGAGATTATTGAGCATTTACGTCTTTATGTCCCTTGGTTACTACCAGTTTTAGGGTTTGGTTCTGTTGCTTATGCGTTAGATGGTTACTTCCTGGGGCTGACTCAAGGTCATACACTTCGCGAGTCGATGCTAAAATCTACTTTGATCGGCTTTATGCCGTTAGCGATCGCAGCTTGGTATTTTCATAATAGCCATCTACTTTGGTTATCAATGTCTTTGTTTATGGCAGCGAGAACAATGACTTTAGCATTGCAGCTCCCAAAAACATTGAGGAAATAA
- a CDS encoding DUF4112 domain-containing protein encodes MDAAKRLATLNHIRKLSRLMDTSIRIPLIGFHIGLDPIIGLVPGAGDLISTGFSAYIIFLATRFGIPRQDLAKMIFNVGLEAIVGTVPLVGDLFDAVYKSNIRNLAILEQHLSVVEPKIEEVFNEIYKSEVSRV; translated from the coding sequence ATGGACGCTGCTAAACGCCTTGCTACTCTTAATCACATCCGCAAACTCAGCCGTCTGATGGATACATCTATACGTATCCCTCTGATAGGTTTTCATATTGGACTAGATCCAATCATCGGTCTAGTTCCAGGTGCTGGTGATTTGATCAGTACAGGGTTTTCAGCTTACATCATATTTTTAGCTACGCGCTTTGGTATACCACGCCAAGACTTAGCCAAAATGATTTTCAACGTCGGCTTGGAAGCGATTGTTGGCACTGTGCCTTTAGTAGGTGATTTGTTTGATGCTGTCTATAAATCCAACATTCGCAATTTGGCAATTTTAGAGCAACATCTGTCGGTAGTTGAACCAAAAATCGAAGAAGTATTTAATGAAATTTACAAAAGTGAAGTTAGCCGAGTTTAA
- a CDS encoding Nif11-like leader peptide family natural product precursor produces MSQQTAAELLKAIKQDQALKERLRATSDPETFITIAKERGYDFTVDELEAELDKLSEEDLAAIVNPGWGPRRHINPR; encoded by the coding sequence ATGTCACAGCAAACTGCTGCCGAACTTTTGAAAGCTATAAAACAAGATCAAGCATTAAAAGAAAGGCTGAGAGCAACATCTGATCCAGAAACCTTTATCACAATTGCTAAAGAACGTGGGTACGACTTTACAGTTGACGAATTGGAAGCTGAACTAGACAAATTATCTGAAGAAGATTTGGCAGCTATTGTAAATCCAGGGTGGGGGCCTAGACGCCATATTAATCCCAGATAA